From uncultured Flavobacterium sp., one genomic window encodes:
- a CDS encoding EamA family transporter — protein MKARIQSAFSGKVEAIGLPILALFWVSFFWGTTWLASKEGVKHMPALQLATIRQFLGGILYVGYFVIKKETWPKGKQWRTILVLAILNFCCSNGLSTWGVKYISSGLGAIIGAIFPIWIVIICFFKGERIAKLAVTGLLICFGGICIIFMDHLGDFLRPDFQFGIFLSVASTITWAFGILHTKKKAASFNPYFSLGLQMLISSFILFGITETAGMNIPLIQIPLSSWWAIGYLVIIGSILTFIAFIYMLQHLPTEISSIYAYMNPIVAIILAFFIFGETMTQAIVVGVAVTLMGLYLVNKSIRKSKLK, from the coding sequence GTGAAAGCAAGAATACAAAGTGCCTTTTCAGGAAAAGTTGAAGCGATCGGACTACCGATTCTGGCTTTGTTCTGGGTGAGCTTTTTTTGGGGAACAACCTGGTTGGCCTCAAAAGAAGGTGTTAAACATATGCCCGCTTTGCAATTGGCTACTATTCGTCAGTTTCTGGGCGGAATTTTGTATGTTGGTTATTTCGTCATCAAAAAAGAAACTTGGCCAAAAGGCAAACAATGGCGTACGATTCTGGTTTTGGCAATTTTAAATTTCTGCTGCAGTAATGGGTTAAGTACCTGGGGCGTAAAATACATCAGCAGCGGATTGGGCGCTATTATTGGTGCCATTTTCCCAATCTGGATTGTGATCATTTGTTTCTTTAAAGGCGAACGTATTGCAAAATTGGCCGTTACGGGACTTTTGATATGCTTTGGCGGAATCTGTATTATTTTTATGGATCACTTGGGCGATTTTCTAAGACCTGATTTTCAATTTGGAATTTTTCTGTCTGTGGCTTCTACAATCACCTGGGCTTTTGGAATTTTGCATACCAAGAAAAAAGCAGCAAGCTTCAACCCGTATTTTAGTTTAGGATTGCAGATGTTGATTTCGAGTTTTATTCTTTTTGGAATTACTGAAACGGCAGGAATGAATATTCCATTAATTCAAATTCCGTTGAGTTCCTGGTGGGCAATTGGTTATTTAGTCATTATTGGTTCAATATTAACCTTTATTGCTTTTATATACATGCTGCAACATCTTCCAACAGAAATTAGTAGTATTTATGCTTATATGAATCCGATTGTGGCAATTATTCTGGCTTTCTTTATTTTTGGAGAAACCATGACACAGGCCATAGTTGTTGGAGTTGCTGTGACTTTAATGGGATTGTATCTGGTGAATAAATCTATTCGAAAATCTAAATTGAAGTAA